In Nicotiana tabacum cultivar K326 chromosome 19, ASM71507v2, whole genome shotgun sequence, one DNA window encodes the following:
- the LOC107785268 gene encoding LOW QUALITY PROTEIN: wax ester synthase/diacylglycerol acyltransferase 11 (The sequence of the model RefSeq protein was modified relative to this genomic sequence to represent the inferred CDS: deleted 2 bases in 1 codon): MERGENNMVVMKPIRTTKKLDENGGEEEALLMSPTSRMFHEPNYNLYILAIMGWKVPINVDAMKAEIQGKLLKHPRFSSLQVIDESDDSRKMKWVPTTVNIDDHVTVPDLIKSNPNNMDTDKLVEEYISNLSTANIDMSKPLWDLHILNAKTSHAEATCIFRLHHSLGDGVSLVSLLLSCFRKSSDPTSLPTLLVSSSIFGKSNLSNNRTSIRSLMWQYLVKLWSCIRLLFNTVVDVLLFVATALFLKDSQSPFTVAQGFKSSTRRRFIYRTVSLNDIKFIKNLTNSTVNDVIMGITQAALSRYIHRRYEIEGKRKFSPQKMRCRASVVVNLRPALGVQAIAEMIEKNAVVIQGNCFGFYIIPLSISQLDNPLDYVRKAKTTMDRTKHSLGSLCTFYLSQLIIKLFGFKGATTLAARVLSHTTIFFSNVAGPLEEVSCSGHPLTFIAPTCYGQPTGIMVHGCSYAKKLTFAVAVDEGIIPDPNQLGDDFVESFRLIKEDALSKFRTKVG; the protein is encoded by the exons ATGGAGCGTGGTGAAAACAATATGGTTGTCATGAAACCTATACGAACAACAAAGAAATTAGATGAAaatggaggagaagaagaagcattaCTTATGAGTCCAACCTCTCGAATGTTTCATGAACCAAACTACAATCTTTACATCTTAGCAATCATGGGTTGGAAAGTACCAATTAATGTTGATGCCATGAAAGCTGAAATTCAAGGCAAGTTGCTTAAACATCCGCGGTTTTCGAGTTTGCAG GTTATTGATGAGAGTGATGACAGCCGAAAGATGAAATGGGTTCCCACGACAGTCAATATAGATGATCATGTTACAGTCCCTGACCTTATTAAATCAAACCCCAATAATATGGATACGGACAAGTTGGTAGAAGAGTATATATCAAACCTAAGCACGGCCAATATTGACATGTCGAAACCTCTATGGGATCTTCACATCCTTAACGCGAAAACCTCCCATGCCGAGGCTACTTGTATTTTCCGTCTTCATCATTCTCTTGGCGATGGAGTTTCCCTTGTTTCGCTTTTACTCTCTTGTTTTCGGAAAAGTTCGGATCCTACTTCTTTGCCCACACTCctggtttcttcttct atcttcggcAAATCAAATTTATCAAACAACAGAACAAGTATTCGGTCTTTGATGTGGCAGTACCTCGTAAAGTTGTGGTCGTGCATCCGACTTTTGTTCAATACAGTTGTTGATGTTTTGTTGTTTGTAGCGACTGCTCTCTTCTTGAAAGACTCTCAGTCACCTTTCACAGTTGCACAAGGATTTAAGTCGTCTACTCGTCGGAGATTTATCTATCGGACTGTTAGCTTGAACGACATTAAATTCATAAAGAATTTAACGAACTCT ACTGTTAATGACGTTATTATGGGGATAACACAAGCAGCTCTGTCTCGTTATATCCACCGAAGATACG AAATTGAAGGGAAGAGGAAGTTTTCACCACAAAAAATGAGATGCAGAGCCAGTGTTGTAGTGAATCTGAGACCAGCTTTAGGAGTCCAA GCTATAGCTGAAATGATTGAGAAGAATGCTGTAGTGATACAAGGAAATTGTTTTGGCTTTTACATAATTCCCTTATCTATATCCCAATTAGATAATCCTCTCGACTATGTTCGCAAAGCTAAGACAACAATGGATCGAACGAAGCATTCGCTTGGGTCTCTATGCACCTTTTATCTCTCACAACTCATAATCAAGTTATTTGGATTTAAG GGTGCGACAACTCTTGCTGCAAGAGTTCTATCTCATACGACAATATTCTTTTCAAACGTAGCCGGTCCGCTAGAAGAAGTTTCTTGCTCAGGCCACCCATTGACATTCATTGCTCCAACATGTTATGGACAACCCACT GGGATAATGGTTCATGGGTGTAGTTATGCCAAGAAGTTAACATTTGCAGTAGCAGTTGATGAAGGAATAATTCCAGATCCGAACCAACTTGGAGATGATTTTGTCGAATCATTCAGGCTTATCAAAGAGGATGCCCTCTCAAAATTCAGAACCAAAGTTGGCTAG